Sequence from the Streptomyces sp. R33 genome:
GGCGCGTGCCGTTCGTCCGCCAGACCGGCATGGACGTGACGGTGCCGGGCCGCCCGGGCCAGGCCCTCGGCGAGGAAGCGCGTGCCGTGCTCGCACTGTGCGACGGCGTACGCCCCGCGCGGGACATCCGCGCCGCGCTGCCGGACGTGGACGTGTCCGCGGTCCTGGCCGACCTGGTCGCCCGCCGGTGGGTGGTGTGGAAGCTGGAGGTGCCCGCCGATGCCCGCCCGGAGCGGCACCTGCGGGCCTGGCTGGACCGGGTCGGGGACGCGGAGCTGCGCGAGCCCGGCCTGGCCGCCCTGGACGTCCTGGAGCGGGGCCGGGAGCGCGTACGGTCGGCGGACGGGCCCGAGTCCCTGGTGGCCGCACTGACGGAGCTGGAGGGCGAGTTCGTCGCGCTGACCGAGACAGCCGCCGTGCGCGAGAAGGCGGCCGGTACGGCGCCGTGCCGGGCCCTGGTGTACTCCGACTGCCGGCGGGCGGCGACCGCCACCCTCGGGCGGACCGTGCACGAGGCCCTCGCCCCGCTGGACCCGCTGCTGACGAGTGCCGGCTGGCTCACGGCGCGGCTCGCCGACGCGGTGATGGCCCGGGCCCGGGAGGTGTACCGCCGGCTGGCCGGGCAGGGCCCGGTCGACCTGGCCGCGTTCTGGTTCGCCTGCATGCCCGTCCTGCACGGCGCCGCCCGCGCGGAGTCCGCCGAGCTCCAGCAGGAGTTCCGCCGGCGCTGGGGCGCGATCCTGGCGCCCCCGCCGGGCACCCGCCGGGTCAGGCTGCCGCTGGAGGCCGTCGCGGGGCCCGTGGCCGAGCAGTTCGGCGGCCCGGGCGGCGGCTGGACCGCCGCCCGCTACCTCAGCCCCGACATCATGATCGCCGCGACCGGTGAACAGGCCGTGGCTCGGGGTGACTTCGAGCTCGTCCTGGGTGAACTGCACGTCGCCGCCAACACGTTGGGCGCCTCGCTGTTCGTCAACCAGCATCCGGACGCCGAGGAGCTGCTCCGGCTCACCGACCGGGACCATCCCGGCCCCCGGCTGATGCCGCTGCTGCCCAAGGAGCACCGCTCGCGGCTGTCGGCGCGGATCCGGCACTCCCTGGTCCGCCCCGAGGACTACTACGTCGCCCTGGTCGACTTCACCGCCGATCCGGGCCGGCCCCGTACGGTGCTCAGCGCCGACGTGACGGTGACCGAACGGACGGACGGCGAGCTGGCGGTGGTCCTGCCCGACGGGTCCGAGTTCCCCGCGGTGGACGTGTTCTCGCACGTACTGACCACCCTGGCGATGGACCTGTTCCAGATCCTGCCGGACGCGGCCGACCACTCCCCCCGGGTCACGGTGGACCGCCTCGTCGTGGCCCGCGAGACCTGGCGGCCGGCCCCGTCGGACATGGACTTCGCCGAGGAGAAGGACGAGGCCCGCCGGTTCGTACGGGCCCGGCAGTGGCGGGAGCGGCGCGAGCTGCCGCGGTTCGTGTTCGTCGTGCTGCCGACCGAGACCCGCCCGTTCTACGTGGACTTCGACAGCCCGGTGTACGTCAACATCCTCGCCAAGGCGGTCCGCAGGATGGCCCGCAAGGAGCCCGACGGCCGGGCCGTGTTCACCGAGATGCTGCCGAGCCCGGAACAGGCCTGGCTGACCGACGACCAGGGCGAGGTGTACACCTCGGAGCTGCGCTTCGTGGCGGTGGACGAGGGCTGACCGAAAGAGCACGGCGACGCTTTCGACGGCGGCGCGCACGGCGGAGCACCAGGCCGTGCGGGGCCGCCGTTGCGCGTTCTACCCCCCGGCGGCTGCGTGCGCGGCTGCGTCTTCTTCCCTACTGACGGATCTCCGCAGACAGCAGTGTTGAGGAAAACACCGCTTGGAGGCCCACAGTGAAGGTTGTCGCAGCGCACGGCGGAGCGGCGAGGCACGGCAGCGAAGCCGGCGACGCCGTACGTGACGGTGCCGGAGTGTCGTTCGCGCAGCGCAGGCTGTGGTTCCTCGACCAGCTCACCGGAGGCTCCGCCGAGTCCCTGCTCCCGCTGGCCCTGCGCATCCGCGGCGCCCTCGACGTCCCTGCCCTGGAGCGGTCGCTGACGGGGATCGTGGACCGGCACGAGGTGCTGCGCACCCGGTTCACGGCCGTCGACGGAGAGCCCGTACCCGTGGTGGACCCGGCGGGCCGCACCCGGCTGGCGCGGGTGGAGGCGGGCAGCACCGCCGAGCTCTTCGACCGGGAGCTGGCGCGCCCGCTCGACCTTGCGAAGGAGCACCCGCTGCGGGCCACGCTCACCCGCCTCGGGCCCGAGGAGCACGTCCTGCTGCTGGTGGTGCACCACATCGCCGTGGACGGCTGGTCGTGGGACGTGCTGCTGCGCGAACTGGACGCCGGATACCGGGGCGAGGCGGTGGACGCGCCGCCGCTGCAGTACACCGACGTGGCCCGCACCGAGGCCGAACGGCTGGGCGGGCCGCGCATGGAGCGGCTGCTCGGGTACTGGCGCGAGCGGCTGGCCGGCGTCGCCCCACTCGCGCTGCCCGCGGACCGGCCCCGGCCGGCGTTCTGGGACGGCTCCGGGGACGTGGTCCGCTTCGAGCTGCCGGCCGAGCTGGTCGCCGAGGTCGACCGGGTGGCCCGCGAGCAGCGTGCGACCCGTTACATGCTGCTGCTCGCCGTGTACCAGGCCCTGCTGGGGCACTACTCCGGCCGCTGCGACATCGCCGTGTGCACCACCCTGGCCGACCGCGGTCGCGCCGAAGTGGCGGGCCTGATCGGCCCGTTCGTCAACACGATCGTGCTGCGAACCGATCTGTCCGGCGATCCGACCTTCGCCGCCCTGCTGAGCCGGGTGCGGTCGGGGGCCCTGCGGGACTTCTCGCACTCCGAGGCCCCGTTCGACCGGGTGGTCGGCGAGGTGGTCACCGAGCGCGACCTGTCCCGCCACCCGCTCGCGCAGGCCTCCTTCACGCTGCTCAACACCGTTCCGTCGGCGGCCCGGCTGGACGAGCTGGACGTGGCGCTGGTCCGGACCCCGCTGACGGGCACGCCGCTGGACGTGTTCCTCGACCTGAGCCTGCGCGCCAACGGTGACATCGCCGCGCGGCTCCAGTACTCCACGGCCCTGTTCGACGAGAGCACGATGGTCCGCTTCACCGAGGGCTACGTCGAGCTCCTGCGCGCGGTGACGGCCTCGCCTGACACCCCGGTGGCCGAACTCGCCGGGCGGCTCGCGCCGTTGCCCGGCAAGGAGCGGCGCCGCCTGCTCGCCATGGCGGGCTCGGGGCGCCCCGCGCCGACGGCCGCGGCGCCGTTCACCGTCACGGGCGCGCCCGACGCGGTGGCCCTGGTCTGCGGGGAGGAGACCCTGCGCTACGGCGAACTGGACGCGCTCGGCGGCGGCCTGGCCACGGCCCTGCGGGCGGCGGGCGTGGGCCCCGGGACGCCGGTGGGCGTGTGCCTGCGGCGCGGGATCCGGTCCGTGGCCGCGATGACGGCGATCTGGCGGGCCGGCGGGGTCTACGTACCGCTGGATCCCGCGCTCCCCGAGGAGCGGCTGCGGTTCATGGCCGAAGAGGCCGGGCTGCACTGCGTGCTCACCGATGCCGCGACCGGCGGACTGGCCGCCGCGCTCGGCCCGCAGGTGCTCCGGGTGGAGGACGCCGGGGCCGATGCGGGCGCCGCGCACCACACCCCCGACCCGCAGGACCTCGCGTACGTCATCTTCACCTCGGGCTCCACCGGCCGGCCGAAGGCCGTCGGCATCGAGCACGGGGCGATCGCCGCCCATGTGGCCGCCGTCCGCGAAGAGTTCGGGATCACCGCCGGGGACCGGGTGCTCGCCTTCTCGTCCTTCTCGTTCGACGCCTCGCTGGACCAGCTGCTGACCGCCCTCGGCTGCGGGGCCACCCTGGTGGTCCGGCCGGACGAGCAGTGGCTGCCCGCGCAGCTCCCCTCGGTGGTCGAGCGGCACGGGATCACGGTCCTGAACCTGCCGCCCACCTACTGGGCCGAGCTGGCGTTCTCGCTCACCGGCCGCACCGCGGCCTCGCTGGCCCCGCTGCGCCTGCTGGTCCTCGGCGGGGAATCCGTCCCGGCCGCGGCGCTGGCCGCCTGGCGGGCGCGGGCCCCGCACGTACGGGTGCTCAACGCGTACGGCCCGACCGAGACCACCGTCACCGCCACCACACACGAGATCGGCGCGGAGGGAGATTCCGGCAGGGTGCCGATCGGGCGGCCGCTGGGCTCCCGCCGGATGTACGTGGTCGACGGGCACGACGAGCTCGTACCGGTCGGCGAGCCCGGCGAGCTGCTGATCGGCGGCCCGGAACTGGCCCGCGGCTACCTCGGCCAACCGGCCCTCACAGCCCGGAAGTTCGTACCGGACCCGTACGGCGAAGACGGCGACGGCGGCGGCGGGGGCCGGCTGTACCGCACCGGAGACCTGGTGCGCCGGCTGCCCTCCGGGGAACTGGAGTTCCTCGGCCGCACCGACGACCAGGTCAAGATCCGGGGCTTCCGCATCGAACTCGGCGAGGTGGAGGCGGTCTTGGCGCAGTGCCCGGGCGTGGTGGCCGCCGCGGTGGCCGTCGGCGCGGACGCCCAGGGCGGCAAGAGCCTGACCGGCTACGTGGTGGCCGGCCCCGGCGGCCCGGTGGAGCCCGCCGTACTGCGGTCCTTCTGCGCCGGCCGGCTGCCGCACTACGCCGTGCCCGCGGACTTCGTGTCGCTCGACGCGCTGCCCGTGAACACCTCGGGCAAGCTGGACCGGGCCGCCCTGCCCGCCGCCCGGCCGGACGGGGGGCGGGCGGAACGGGACCGGGCGGCCGCGGGCGGCCCCGAGTTCATCGCGCCGCGCGACGCCACCGAGCAGGTGGTCGCCGAGATCTGGGCCGAGGTCCTGGGGGTCGACCGCGTCGGCGTCGACGACGGCTTCTTCGACCTGGGCGGCCACTCCCTGCTCGCCACGATGGCCGTCTCCCGGATAGCGGAGCGGCTCGGCCGCGAGGTGGAGCTGCGCACCCTGTTCGAGAACCCCCGGATCCGCGAGTTCGGGCCGCTGGTGGCCGCCGCCCGGCAGGCGGGCGCGGCGACCGTCGTCCCGGTGGACCGTTCGGGGCTGCTGCCGCTGTCCTTCGCCCAGGAGCGGATGTGGTTCCTGGACCGCATGTCCGACGTCGGCGACGAGTACGTGCTCTGGTTCTCGTGGCGGATGCGCGGCGGGCTCGACCGGGATGCCTGGCAGGGCGCCCTCGACGAGGTGGTGGCCCGGCACGAGGCGCTGCGGACCGCCCTCGTCGAGGTGGACGGCCGGCCCGCGCAGCGGGTGGTCGACGGGGTCCGCGTACCGCTCGTGTGGCAGTCGGCCCCGTCCGGCGACGACGAAGCCTCACGGCTGGCCCGGCTCCGGGAGGTGGCCGTCCCTTACGCCACCCGCCGTTTCGACCTGGCCGGGCCGCCGCTGCTGCGGGCCGGGGTGTGGGAGCTGGACCCGCAGGACCACGTCGCCGTCATCTCCTTCCACCACGTGGCGACCGACGGCTGGTCCAAGGACGTGATCATCGGGGAGCTGGCGCAGGCGTACGCCGCCCGCGTGGCCGGGCGCCCGGCCGGACTGCCGCCCGTGCCCATCCAGTACGGGGACTTCGCGGTCTGGCAGCGCGACCGGATGGCCGGCGAGGAACTGGACCGGCAGCTGGCGTACTGGGAGCGGGCCCTGGCCGGCGTGCCCGTACTGGAGCTGCCGACGGACCGGCCGCGCCCGGCGGGCTGGTCGGGCCGGGGCGGCGCGGTCGAGATCGACCTGCCGAAGGAGCTGGAGGCCGCCCTCGGCGAGCTGGCCCGGCGGCACGGGGTGACCCGGTTCACGGTGCTGCTGGCCGTGGTGCAGATCGTGCTGGGCCGCTGGTCCGGGCAGCAGGACGTAGCGGTGGGCACGCCGGTCGCGGGCCGCGGCCAGGTGGAGCTGGAGCGGCTGGTGGGGCTGCTGGTGAACACGGTGGTGCTGCGCGGGGACCTGTCCGGCGAGCCCTCGTTCACGAAGTTCCTGGGCCGGGTCCGGGAGACGGTGCTCGGGGCCTTCGACCACCAGGAGCTGCCGTTCGAGCGGCTGGTGGAACAGCTGCGGCCGGAGCGGGATCCGTCGCGCAACCCCTTGTTCCAGGTGATGTTCGACGTACAGGAGAGCGCCGCCGGCGGGCCGCGGGTCGAGGGCCTCGACGTGGAGCACTTCGTCCTGCCGTGGGGCTCGGCCAAGTTCGACCTGACCGCCACCTTCCTGCTCTATCCCGACCGGTTCGCGCTGAACGTGGAATACGCGAGCGATCTCTTCGATGCCGCCACGGTCACCCGGTTCGCCGGGCACGTGGGCCGGGTGCTGGAGTCGGTCGTCGCCGATCCGGAGCAGGCCGTCGGGCGGCTGGAGCTGCTGTCCGCCGCGGAGCACGAGGAGCTGGCGAAGGCAGCGGGCTGCGCAGCGGCCGCCCCGGCGGCGCCGTTCACGGTGTCGGGTGCGCCGGACGCGGTGGCGCTGCTCTGCGGGGACGAGAGCCTGACGTACCGCGAACTGGACGGCCTGACCGGCGGGCTGGCCCGCGCCCTGACCGGCGCCGGAGTACGGCCGGGCACACCCGTCGGCGTGTGCCTGCGCCGCGGCGTCCGCTCCGTCGCCGCGATGGCCGCGATCTGGCGGGCCGGAGGGGTCTACGTACCCCTCGACCCCCGGCTGCCCGAGGACCGGCTGCGGTTCATGTGCGCCGAGGCGGGCGTGCACAGCGTCTTCAGCGACGCCTCGACCCACGCCCTGGCCGCCGCGCTCGGGCCGCGGACCGTCCCCGTCGACACCGTCGTGCCCGACCCGGACGCCCCGCACCACACCCCCGCTCCCGACGACGTCGCCTACGTCATCTTCACCTCGGGCTCCACCGGCCGCCCCAAGGCCGTCGGCGTCGAACACCATGCGCTCGGCGCGCACGCCGCCGCGGCCCGCGAGCTCTTCGGCATCACGGCGGACGACCGCGTCCTCGCCTTCGCCTCCTTCTCCTTCGACGCCTCGCTGGAGCAGGTGCTGCCCGCCCTCGGCGCGGGAGCCTCGGTGGTGGTCCGGCCGGACGGGGTGTGGGCGGTGGAGGAGCTCGCCGAGGCGGTCCGCACCCAGGGCGTCACGGTCATGGAGGCCACCCCCGCCTACTGGGAGGAGATCGTCGCCCGGCTCGACACGGTCGCCGGGGACCTCAAGAGCCTGCGCCTGCTCGTCACCGGCGGCGAGGCACTGCCCTCGGCGCCGCTGGCCCGCTGGTTCGCGCACCTCCCCGACGTTCCGGTCGTCAACACGTACGGCCCGACCGAGTCGGTCATCTCGGCCACCGCGCACACGGTCACCGCACCCGTCGAGGGCCGGGTGGCGATCGGCAGGCCGCTGGGCTCCCGCCGGGCGTACGTCGTGGACGCGCTCGGGCAGCTCGTACCCGTCGGGGTGCCGGGCGAGCTGCTGATCGGCGGCCCGGAGCTGGCCCGCGGCTACCTGGGGCAGCCCGCCCTGACCGCCGAGAGGTTCGTACCCGACCCGTACGGCGGCGACGGCGGCGACGGCGGCCGGCTCTACCGCACCGGCGACCTGGTCCGCCGACTGCCCTCCGGGGAACTGGAGTTCCTCGGCCGCACCGACGACCAGGTCAAGATCCGCGGGTTCCGCATCGAACCGGCCGAGATCGAAGCCGTCCTGGAACAACACCCGGGCGTGCACGGCGCAGCCGTACTGGTCCGGGAACTGCGCGGCGAGCGCGCCCTCGTCGGCTACGCGGCCGGCCAGGGGCTCGACGCCGAGGTGCTGGCCGCCTGGTGCCGGACGCTGCTGCCCGGCTACATGGTGCCCGCCGCGTTCGTCCTGCTCGACGCCCTGCCGCGGACCGTGCAGGGCAAGACCGACACCGCCGCACTGCCCGACCCGGTCCTGGCCGCGCCCGCCGCGTCCGTGGCGCCGCGCACCCCGACCGAGGTCGTGACGGCCCAGATCTGGGCCGAGGTCCTGGGCCTGCCCGAGGTCGGGATCCGGGAGGACTTCTTCGCCCTCGGCGGCCACTCGCTGCGCGCCGTGGCGGCCGCGTCCCGCCTGCGCACCGCGTTCGACTGCCCGATCCAGGTACGCGACCTGTTCGACCACCCGACGGTCGAACTGCTCGCCATGGAAGTGGAACGACAGCTCATCGACCAGATCTCCTCGATGAGCGACGACGAGATCGACCTGTCCCTGACCTCCGACTTCTGATCGCCGCAGCGATCCCCGCCCCGGTCCCAGCCTTGATTGGACGGCACTTCCGATGACCACTGCACAGGTCGAACCCTCCACCACCTCTTCCACGAACCCCGGCGGTCTCTCCCCGGCGGCCCGCCGGCTCCTCGAAATGCGCCTGCGCGGCAAGGCCGCCGCCGCGCCCGCGGGCATCCCCCGGCTCGACCCGCGCCCCGCGCAGGCCCCGCTGTCGGCCGCCCAGCAGCGGCTGTACTTCCTCGACCAGCTCGACCCCGGCGGCGTCGAGTACCTGATGCCCGCGGCCTGGCGGTTCACCGGCCCCCTGGACGCGGCCGCGCTGAGCGCCGCGATCGGGGACCTCGTCGCCCGCCACGAACAGCTGCGGGTGGTGTTCACCCAGGAGGACGGCGTACCGGCCCAGCACGTGCTCGCCGCCGCCGACGCACCCGGCCTGGACGTGGTCGACCTGCCCCCGGCGGTGCGGGGCGGCGGCCCCGGGGCGATCGCCGAGGCCGTACGGGAGGTGGCGCTGCGCCCCTTCGACCTGGCCGCCGCGCCCCCGTTCCGGGCCACCCTGCTGCGGATCTCCACCGAGGACCACGTCCTCGTCCTGGCCATGCACCACATCGTCTCGGACGGCTGGTCGCTGGACATCCTGACCGGCGACCTGAGCGCCTGCTACCGCGCCAGAACCCAGGGCCGGCCCCCGCACCTCGCCGCGCCACCGGTCGAGTACACCGACTACGCACACTGGCAGCGCGGGGCCGACGAGAGCACGGAGCTGGACTACTGGCGTACGGCCCTGGCCGGGCTGACCCCGCTCGAACTGCCCACCGACCACCCGCGGCCGGCCGTGCGCACCTGCGCCGGCGCCGTGCACACGGTCGAGCTCCCCCAGCCGCTGACGGCGGCCCTGGCCGAGCTCGGCCGCCGGGCCGACACCACCTCGTACATGACCCTCATGTCGGCCTTCCAGGCGGCGCTGGCCTTCCACAGCGGCCAGGACGACATCGCGATCGGCACCGTCGTCGCCAACCGGGAACGCCCGGAGACCGAGCAGCTGGTCGGGTTCTTCGTGAACACCCTGGTGATCCGTACCGACCTGTCGGGCGACCCGACCTCGGCGCAGCTCCTCGCCCGGACCCGGGAGAGCGTCCTGGGCGCCCTCTCCCACCAGAGCCTGCCCTTCGAGCGGGTCGTCGACGAGCTGAGCCCCGAGCGGGACCTGTCGCGCAACCCGCTGTTCCAGGTGCTGTTCTCGCACTCCGCCGCCGCGAAGCAGGGCGCGTACGCCCTCGGCGACGCAACGGGAACGGCCTTCCCCATCGACCTGACCACCGCGAAGTTCGACCTGACGCTGGACGTCGGCGAGGACGCGGACCGCATCCGGCTCCGGTTCGTCTACCGCCCCGACCTGTTCGACGCGGCTTCGGTGGCGCGGCTGGC
This genomic interval carries:
- a CDS encoding lantibiotic dehydratase, with translation MTDTYVPGGRWRLWDQFALRGAGFPAGGVLRLAPDGLAAAADKFEPAEGPGALAGERWGEFTALFAEAQVEVAHTLQEIARTPAFREAVAWQNRPVLGSGITPFLNWTPTAAGRTSMPRQREELVAHYWQRFCVKNDTIGFFGPVGWGRWDLSAEGVRVHAGAPGTGLIAGSEVYFASWAIDALAARIDTDPAVREWVAPRRVPFVRQTGMDVTVPGRPGQALGEEARAVLALCDGVRPARDIRAALPDVDVSAVLADLVARRWVVWKLEVPADARPERHLRAWLDRVGDAELREPGLAALDVLERGRERVRSADGPESLVAALTELEGEFVALTETAAVREKAAGTAPCRALVYSDCRRAATATLGRTVHEALAPLDPLLTSAGWLTARLADAVMARAREVYRRLAGQGPVDLAAFWFACMPVLHGAARAESAELQQEFRRRWGAILAPPPGTRRVRLPLEAVAGPVAEQFGGPGGGWTAARYLSPDIMIAATGEQAVARGDFELVLGELHVAANTLGASLFVNQHPDAEELLRLTDRDHPGPRLMPLLPKEHRSRLSARIRHSLVRPEDYYVALVDFTADPGRPRTVLSADVTVTERTDGELAVVLPDGSEFPAVDVFSHVLTTLAMDLFQILPDAADHSPRVTVDRLVVARETWRPAPSDMDFAEEKDEARRFVRARQWRERRELPRFVFVVLPTETRPFYVDFDSPVYVNILAKAVRRMARKEPDGRAVFTEMLPSPEQAWLTDDQGEVYTSELRFVAVDEG
- a CDS encoding amino acid adenylation domain-containing protein, whose amino-acid sequence is MKVVAAHGGAARHGSEAGDAVRDGAGVSFAQRRLWFLDQLTGGSAESLLPLALRIRGALDVPALERSLTGIVDRHEVLRTRFTAVDGEPVPVVDPAGRTRLARVEAGSTAELFDRELARPLDLAKEHPLRATLTRLGPEEHVLLLVVHHIAVDGWSWDVLLRELDAGYRGEAVDAPPLQYTDVARTEAERLGGPRMERLLGYWRERLAGVAPLALPADRPRPAFWDGSGDVVRFELPAELVAEVDRVAREQRATRYMLLLAVYQALLGHYSGRCDIAVCTTLADRGRAEVAGLIGPFVNTIVLRTDLSGDPTFAALLSRVRSGALRDFSHSEAPFDRVVGEVVTERDLSRHPLAQASFTLLNTVPSAARLDELDVALVRTPLTGTPLDVFLDLSLRANGDIAARLQYSTALFDESTMVRFTEGYVELLRAVTASPDTPVAELAGRLAPLPGKERRRLLAMAGSGRPAPTAAAPFTVTGAPDAVALVCGEETLRYGELDALGGGLATALRAAGVGPGTPVGVCLRRGIRSVAAMTAIWRAGGVYVPLDPALPEERLRFMAEEAGLHCVLTDAATGGLAAALGPQVLRVEDAGADAGAAHHTPDPQDLAYVIFTSGSTGRPKAVGIEHGAIAAHVAAVREEFGITAGDRVLAFSSFSFDASLDQLLTALGCGATLVVRPDEQWLPAQLPSVVERHGITVLNLPPTYWAELAFSLTGRTAASLAPLRLLVLGGESVPAAALAAWRARAPHVRVLNAYGPTETTVTATTHEIGAEGDSGRVPIGRPLGSRRMYVVDGHDELVPVGEPGELLIGGPELARGYLGQPALTARKFVPDPYGEDGDGGGGGRLYRTGDLVRRLPSGELEFLGRTDDQVKIRGFRIELGEVEAVLAQCPGVVAAAVAVGADAQGGKSLTGYVVAGPGGPVEPAVLRSFCAGRLPHYAVPADFVSLDALPVNTSGKLDRAALPAARPDGGRAERDRAAAGGPEFIAPRDATEQVVAEIWAEVLGVDRVGVDDGFFDLGGHSLLATMAVSRIAERLGREVELRTLFENPRIREFGPLVAAARQAGAATVVPVDRSGLLPLSFAQERMWFLDRMSDVGDEYVLWFSWRMRGGLDRDAWQGALDEVVARHEALRTALVEVDGRPAQRVVDGVRVPLVWQSAPSGDDEASRLARLREVAVPYATRRFDLAGPPLLRAGVWELDPQDHVAVISFHHVATDGWSKDVIIGELAQAYAARVAGRPAGLPPVPIQYGDFAVWQRDRMAGEELDRQLAYWERALAGVPVLELPTDRPRPAGWSGRGGAVEIDLPKELEAALGELARRHGVTRFTVLLAVVQIVLGRWSGQQDVAVGTPVAGRGQVELERLVGLLVNTVVLRGDLSGEPSFTKFLGRVRETVLGAFDHQELPFERLVEQLRPERDPSRNPLFQVMFDVQESAAGGPRVEGLDVEHFVLPWGSAKFDLTATFLLYPDRFALNVEYASDLFDAATVTRFAGHVGRVLESVVADPEQAVGRLELLSAAEHEELAKAAGCAAAAPAAPFTVSGAPDAVALLCGDESLTYRELDGLTGGLARALTGAGVRPGTPVGVCLRRGVRSVAAMAAIWRAGGVYVPLDPRLPEDRLRFMCAEAGVHSVFSDASTHALAAALGPRTVPVDTVVPDPDAPHHTPAPDDVAYVIFTSGSTGRPKAVGVEHHALGAHAAAARELFGITADDRVLAFASFSFDASLEQVLPALGAGASVVVRPDGVWAVEELAEAVRTQGVTVMEATPAYWEEIVARLDTVAGDLKSLRLLVTGGEALPSAPLARWFAHLPDVPVVNTYGPTESVISATAHTVTAPVEGRVAIGRPLGSRRAYVVDALGQLVPVGVPGELLIGGPELARGYLGQPALTAERFVPDPYGGDGGDGGRLYRTGDLVRRLPSGELEFLGRTDDQVKIRGFRIEPAEIEAVLEQHPGVHGAAVLVRELRGERALVGYAAGQGLDAEVLAAWCRTLLPGYMVPAAFVLLDALPRTVQGKTDTAALPDPVLAAPAASVAPRTPTEVVTAQIWAEVLGLPEVGIREDFFALGGHSLRAVAAASRLRTAFDCPIQVRDLFDHPTVELLAMEVERQLIDQISSMSDDEIDLSLTSDF